A window of Nitrospirota bacterium contains these coding sequences:
- a CDS encoding GxxExxY protein codes for MEYKTQRHRGTEVLYNEELTDGIIASAIEVHRNLGPGLLESAYEECFCHELHLKGISFERQKPLPVEYKGIKLDCGYRMDMIVENKVVVELKCVDKISTVHEAQLLTYLRLSKIKVGLIINFYTDVLKNGIKRLVL; via the coding sequence ATGGAATATAAAACACAGAGACACAGAGGCACGGAGGTTTTGTACAATGAAGAACTGACTGACGGGATTATTGCATCTGCTATTGAAGTCCATCGCAATTTAGGACCGGGATTATTGGAATCGGCATATGAAGAATGTTTTTGCCACGAATTGCATTTAAAGGGCATTTCCTTTGAGAGACAAAAGCCGTTGCCGGTTGAATATAAAGGGATAAAACTTGACTGCGGTTATCGCATGGATATGATTGTGGAAAACAAGGTAGTTGTAGAGTTGAAGTGCGTGGACAAGATTTCAACTGTACACGAGGCGCAACTACTGACATACTTGAGACTCTCAAAAATTAAAGTTGGTTTAATTATAAATTTTTACACCGATGTATTGAAAAATGGTATCAAAAGACTCGTCTTATAA
- a CDS encoding UpxY family transcription antiterminator → MESPEPLNQKWYAVHTRSRHEFQVYDRLKLKGVEAFLPTVEKVRKWKDRKKLIAFPLFPGYLFVHISKSSQGLLSVLRVKGVSRMLCTIPGEPDPIPDDQISALQKLIENKEALDPYPYLIEGQKVRIMKGPLSGVEGILVEKIDKHILVLSVDVLRQGVALTINASDVEKI, encoded by the coding sequence ATGGAATCACCGGAGCCGTTAAATCAAAAATGGTATGCCGTTCATACAAGATCACGGCATGAATTTCAGGTGTATGACAGACTGAAACTTAAGGGAGTGGAGGCCTTTCTTCCAACCGTGGAAAAGGTAAGGAAGTGGAAAGACCGGAAGAAATTGATCGCGTTTCCGTTGTTCCCCGGGTATCTCTTTGTTCACATATCCAAAAGCTCGCAGGGTTTATTGAGTGTCCTGAGGGTTAAAGGTGTTTCCAGGATGCTCTGCACAATACCGGGAGAACCGGACCCCATCCCGGATGACCAGATTTCAGCCCTGCAAAAACTGATCGAAAACAAGGAGGCCCTCGACCCATATCCGTATCTTATTGAAGGACAAAAAGTCAGAATCATGAAGGGACCCCTAAGCGGGGTGGAAGGTATCCTCGTTGAAAAGATCGACAAGCACATCCTCGTCCTCTCAGTAGATGTGTTACGCCAGGGCGTGGCCCTGACGATTAACGCATCTGATGTAGAGAAAATATAA
- a CDS encoding divergent polysaccharide deacetylase family protein, translating into MKKSKTKHHIIFILCLIIAGIFFLYEEFAKEKIPRGLPHIKPGKKSELVLPKPSKPRVAIVIDDLGPNKNAAAAVLNIKAPLTLSILPQQPYSAWTAEEGHRLKHDIIVHIPMEAAPPHDLGKGGLYTWMTDAEIAETLDNDIRSVPYALGASNHMGSAFTQDERAMKALLSELKKKRLFFLDSLTSSKSAGFHLAQMQGVKALIRDAFLDDKDDPAEIETQWKRLVKIAGKKGHAVLLAHPRKNTIDFLQRMLKKNDEVTIVPISELVAESK; encoded by the coding sequence ATGAAAAAAAGTAAAACAAAACACCATATCATATTCATACTGTGCCTTATAATTGCAGGCATATTTTTCCTCTATGAAGAATTCGCGAAAGAAAAAATTCCCAGGGGCCTCCCTCACATAAAACCCGGGAAGAAATCCGAACTGGTCTTGCCGAAACCATCAAAGCCGAGGGTGGCAATCGTGATAGACGACCTTGGGCCGAATAAAAACGCGGCCGCTGCGGTCCTTAATATAAAGGCCCCCCTGACATTATCCATCTTGCCGCAGCAGCCTTATTCCGCGTGGACTGCTGAAGAAGGGCACAGACTCAAACACGATATCATAGTCCACATTCCCATGGAGGCGGCGCCGCCGCATGATCTCGGCAAAGGCGGTCTATACACATGGATGACTGATGCTGAAATTGCCGAAACCCTTGATAATGATATCCGCTCAGTTCCGTATGCGCTGGGGGCCAGTAATCACATGGGCTCCGCATTTACGCAGGATGAACGCGCCATGAAGGCGCTGCTTTCGGAATTAAAAAAGAAGAGGCTTTTTTTTCTTGACAGCCTGACCTCTTCAAAATCTGCGGGATTTCATCTCGCGCAAATGCAGGGGGTGAAGGCATTGATCCGGGACGCGTTTCTTGATGACAAGGACGACCCGGCCGAGATCGAGACGCAGTGGAAGAGACTGGTAAAGATCGCCGGCAAAAAAGGCCACGCGGTCCTTCTTGCCCATCCGAGAAAAAATACAATAGATTTTTTGCAGAGGATGCTGAAGAAGAATGATGAAGTCACGATAGTGCCGATATCGGAATTGGTTGCCGAATCGAAGTGA
- the lolA gene encoding outer membrane lipoprotein chaperone LolA: MKNQKTEVRSQKSDKNLVTRHLLFVTVFLLVTCYSSLVTVVHAATADEIVQGMQKRFAEIRDVKGSFSQTSYLKDLERTETYSGTFFIKKPSQLMWEYKTPRDEKVIISGTETWIYKKAQKQAIKTKFSKEAYSQVPIALLNSIENLSADFDARPMEKDMLDLVPKHRIGFIKEIHLKPDSKNFPIKTLKVFDTYGNIITIELKEVRTNTKLDDALFMFTPPQGVEVYDMSQ; encoded by the coding sequence GTGAAGAATCAGAAGACAGAAGTCAGAAGTCAGAAGTCAGACAAAAACCTCGTCACCCGTCACTTGTTATTCGTCACAGTCTTTTTGCTTGTCACTTGTTACTCGTCACTCGTCACTGTGGTTCACGCGGCGACTGCCGATGAGATTGTCCAGGGAATGCAGAAGAGGTTTGCGGAGATCCGTGATGTCAAAGGGAGCTTTTCCCAGACAAGTTATCTCAAAGATCTTGAGAGGACCGAGACATACAGCGGCACTTTTTTTATAAAAAAACCATCTCAACTGATGTGGGAATATAAAACGCCCCGCGATGAAAAGGTCATCATAAGCGGGACGGAGACGTGGATTTACAAAAAAGCCCAGAAGCAGGCGATCAAAACAAAATTCAGCAAAGAGGCTTACAGCCAGGTACCGATAGCTTTATTGAACAGCATTGAAAACCTCAGCGCCGACTTTGACGCCAGGCCCATGGAAAAAGACATGCTTGACCTGGTCCCGAAACACCGGATCGGATTCATAAAGGAGATACATCTTAAACCCGACTCAAAAAATTTTCCGATAAAAACGCTGAAGGTGTTTGATACGTACGGGAATATCATTACCATCGAGCTTAAAGAAGTCCGAACCAATACGAAGCTTGACGACGCGCTTTTTATGTTTACCCCGCCTCAGGGAGTTGAGGTGTATGATATGAGCCAGTGA